A stretch of the Planktothricoides raciborskii GIHE-MW2 genome encodes the following:
- the clpB gene encoding ATP-dependent chaperone ClpB: protein MQPTDPNKFTEKAWQCLVRTPDIAKQNQHQQIESEHLMKSLLEQEGMASNIFSKAGVSLSKLRDRTEEFMRNQPKVSGSSSSIYLGRSLDTLLDRAEEYRQQYKDEFISIENLLLGFAKDSRFGQGIFKEFNLTESKIKDVIQQIRGTHKVTDQNPEGKYESLEKYGRDLTQLAREGKLDPVIGRDEEVRRTIQILSRRTKNNPVLIGEPGVGKTAIVEGLAQRIISRDVPESLRDRKLIALDMGALIAGAKYRGEFEERLKAVLKEVTDSQGQIIMFIDEIHTVVGAGATQGAMDAGNLLKPMLARGELRCIGATTLDEYRKYIEKDAALERRFQSVYVDEPTVQDTISILRGLKERYEVHHGVKIADTAVVAAAMLSNRYISDRFLPDKAIDLIDESAAKLKMEITSKPEEIDEVDRKILQLEMERLSLKKEEDALSKERLNKLEVELGELKAVQQTLNAQWQSEKNVIDHIRSIKESIDRVNLEIQQAQRDYDYNRAAELQYGKLTDLQRQLQQAEKNLGEMQTKGSSLLREEVTESDIAEIISKWTGIPLSKLVESEKEKLLHLEDELHQRVVGQHAAVQVVAEAIQRSRAGLSDPNRPIASFIFLGPTGVGKTELAKALAANLFDTEEALVRIDMSEYMEKHTVSRLLGAPPGYVGFDEGGQLSEAIRRRPYAVILFDEIEKAHADVFNIMLQILDDGRLTDAQGHTVDFKNSIIIMTSNIGSQYILDIAGDDSRYEEMRSRVMEAMRNSFRPEFLNRVDDMIIFHSLVKEQLREIIKLQVERLKERLAERKLSLKLSESALDFIADIGYDPVYGARPLKRAIQRYLETAIAKSILRGDFLTGDLIFVDVEDERLAFKRLPAEMLTSL from the coding sequence ATGCAACCTACCGACCCAAATAAGTTTACGGAAAAAGCTTGGCAATGTTTGGTGAGAACCCCAGATATTGCGAAACAAAACCAGCATCAACAAATCGAAAGCGAGCATTTGATGAAATCTCTCTTGGAACAAGAGGGGATGGCTAGTAATATTTTTAGTAAAGCCGGAGTCTCGCTTTCTAAGTTGCGCGATCGCACCGAAGAGTTTATGCGGAATCAGCCGAAAGTTTCTGGCAGTAGTTCTTCGATTTACTTAGGTCGCAGTTTAGATACGTTACTGGATCGGGCAGAAGAATATCGCCAGCAGTACAAAGATGAATTTATTTCTATCGAGAATTTGCTGCTGGGTTTTGCCAAAGATAGCCGATTTGGTCAGGGAATTTTCAAGGAATTTAATTTAACCGAAAGTAAAATAAAGGACGTTATTCAACAAATTAGAGGAACCCATAAAGTGACCGATCAAAATCCTGAAGGCAAGTATGAATCTTTAGAAAAATATGGTCGCGACCTGACCCAATTAGCTCGCGAAGGTAAACTCGATCCGGTGATTGGTCGCGATGAAGAAGTGCGCCGGACGATTCAAATTCTTTCCCGTCGGACGAAAAATAATCCGGTTTTAATTGGGGAACCGGGGGTAGGAAAAACCGCCATTGTTGAGGGTTTAGCCCAGCGAATTATTAGCCGAGATGTGCCAGAATCTTTGCGCGATCGCAAATTAATTGCGTTAGATATGGGGGCATTAATTGCCGGGGCAAAATATCGCGGGGAATTTGAAGAACGCCTGAAAGCGGTGCTTAAAGAAGTGACCGACTCTCAGGGACAAATTATTATGTTTATCGATGAAATTCATACGGTGGTTGGGGCTGGGGCGACCCAAGGGGCAATGGATGCGGGTAACTTGTTGAAACCTATGTTAGCGCGGGGTGAATTGCGTTGTATTGGGGCAACAACTTTGGATGAATATCGCAAGTATATAGAAAAAGATGCCGCTTTAGAACGGCGGTTTCAATCGGTGTATGTGGATGAACCTACGGTACAAGATACGATCTCGATTTTGCGGGGTTTAAAAGAACGCTATGAAGTGCATCACGGGGTAAAAATTGCCGATACCGCAGTGGTGGCAGCAGCAATGTTGTCGAATCGGTATATTAGCGATCGCTTCCTCCCGGATAAAGCCATTGATTTAATCGATGAATCGGCGGCAAAATTAAAAATGGAGATTACTTCCAAACCGGAAGAAATTGATGAAGTTGACCGCAAGATTCTCCAGTTAGAAATGGAGCGTTTATCCCTGAAAAAAGAGGAGGACGCTTTATCTAAAGAACGGTTGAATAAGCTAGAAGTAGAATTAGGGGAACTGAAAGCAGTTCAGCAGACTCTTAATGCTCAATGGCAATCAGAAAAAAATGTGATTGACCATATTCGGTCGATTAAAGAAAGCATCGATCGGGTGAATTTGGAAATTCAACAAGCGCAACGAGATTATGATTATAATCGGGCGGCAGAATTGCAATATGGCAAGCTGACTGATTTGCAGCGGCAATTGCAACAAGCGGAAAAGAATCTAGGGGAAATGCAAACTAAGGGCAGTTCTTTATTGCGGGAAGAAGTCACCGAGTCTGATATTGCGGAAATTATTTCTAAATGGACGGGAATTCCCCTGAGTAAATTAGTCGAATCGGAAAAAGAAAAGCTGCTACATTTAGAAGATGAACTGCATCAACGGGTGGTGGGACAACACGCAGCGGTGCAAGTTGTGGCAGAAGCAATTCAGCGATCGCGGGCCGGTTTATCCGATCCAAATCGTCCCATTGCCAGCTTTATTTTCCTTGGGCCGACGGGGGTCGGGAAAACTGAATTAGCCAAAGCTTTGGCGGCAAATTTATTTGATACCGAAGAAGCTTTAGTGCGAATTGATATGTCGGAATATATGGAGAAACACACCGTTTCTCGTCTCCTGGGTGCCCCTCCTGGATATGTGGGATTTGACGAAGGGGGGCAACTCAGTGAGGCAATTCGCCGTCGTCCTTATGCGGTAATTTTGTTTGATGAAATCGAAAAAGCCCATGCAGATGTGTTTAACATTATGCTGCAAATTTTGGATGATGGGCGATTAACCGATGCCCAAGGTCATACGGTGGACTTTAAAAATAGCATCATTATTATGACTAGCAATATCGGTTCACAATATATATTAGATATTGCTGGGGATGATTCCCGCTATGAAGAAATGCGGAGTCGGGTGATGGAAGCCATGCGGAATAGTTTCCGTCCCGAATTTCTTAACCGGGTGGATGATATGATTATTTTCCACAGTTTGGTGAAAGAACAGTTGCGGGAAATTATTAAGCTGCAAGTGGAACGGCTGAAAGAACGTTTAGCAGAACGGAAATTATCCCTGAAACTATCAGAATCGGCTTTAGATTTTATTGCCGATATTGGCTACGATCCGGTTTATGGGGCGCGACCGTTAAAACGGGCAATTCAGCGCTACCTAGAAACAGCGATCGCTAAGTCGATTTTGCGGGGAGATTTCCTCACGGGCGATCTCATTTTTGTAGATGTAGAAGATGAGCGTTTAGCCTTTAAGCGTTTGCCCGCAGAAATGCTGACTTCTTTGTAA
- a CDS encoding nuclease-related domain-containing protein encodes MSLATVKAVKAVKPIWKILPKHHVSRGVGYSQETDFIVITETCVVVIEAKSYRGKIITDRDAMNNQWFCQTGNHLVPIKSCWGKNPFQQCDRYTKSVLTILQDYPQTFPLWREFKDAIQLPTVKSLLNDHLTFLDFNGETFTIGLSSPALAKIANETPKKAELIKAANSLYPHQTMQVAIAHIPRIPQIPKIPVYGAIVFPKNSDISQIGHGNHPHIREIGTFYRVTTVDYLPSLIDCLELEAAQHTNYYRFSPLKIENLLCDRPINSRNLETGFLNEIFDIQPQLSQKPGFSSLSFLPKQIAKPLI; translated from the coding sequence ATGTCCTTAGCAACCGTTAAAGCCGTTAAAGCCGTTAAACCTATTTGGAAAATATTGCCCAAACATCATGTTTCTCGTGGCGTGGGTTACAGCCAAGAAACTGACTTTATCGTAATTACTGAAACCTGTGTGGTGGTGATTGAAGCCAAAAGCTATCGTGGTAAAATTATCACCGATCGCGATGCGATGAATAACCAATGGTTTTGCCAAACGGGTAATCACCTAGTCCCGATTAAAAGTTGTTGGGGCAAAAATCCTTTTCAACAATGCGATCGCTATACCAAAAGCGTCTTAACAATTTTACAAGATTATCCCCAGACCTTTCCCCTTTGGCGAGAATTCAAAGACGCCATTCAGTTGCCAACAGTCAAAAGTCTGTTAAATGACCATTTAACATTCCTTGATTTTAATGGCGAAACATTTACTATTGGCTTAAGCAGTCCTGCATTAGCGAAAATTGCCAATGAAACCCCGAAAAAAGCCGAGTTAATCAAAGCGGCAAACTCTCTCTATCCCCACCAAACTATGCAAGTTGCGATCGCCCATATTCCCAGAATTCCCCAAATCCCAAAAATTCCCGTTTATGGGGCGATCGTCTTTCCTAAAAATAGCGATATTTCCCAAATTGGTCATGGAAATCATCCGCATATTCGAGAAATTGGCACATTTTATCGAGTCACCACCGTGGACTATTTGCCATCGCTGATAGACTGTCTGGAATTAGAGGCTGCCCAGCATACCAATTACTATCGGTTTTCTCCCTTAAAAATCGAAAATTTATTGTGCGATCGTCCGATTAATTCCAGAAACCTAGAAACTGGGTTTCTTAATGAAATCTTTGATATTCAGCCACAATTGTCGCAGAAACCCGGTTTCTCAAGCTTATCCTTCTTGCCCAAACAAATCGCGAAACCTTTGATCTAA
- a CDS encoding type II toxin-antitoxin system mRNA interferase toxin, RelE/StbE family — protein sequence MNLVTSSAFKRALKTTVKKYPQLKERIAEKLELLGIDPFNAILRTHKLKGELSGAWSCTVDYDCRIVFDFVTNEETGESEILLIDIGSHDEVY from the coding sequence ATGAATTTAGTTACATCATCTGCTTTTAAACGCGCTCTTAAAACCACTGTCAAAAAGTATCCTCAGTTGAAAGAGCGAATTGCCGAAAAATTAGAATTATTAGGCATCGATCCGTTTAATGCTATCTTGCGGACTCATAAGTTAAAAGGAGAGTTATCAGGTGCTTGGTCTTGTACCGTGGATTATGATTGTCGGATTGTGTTTGATTTTGTCACCAATGAAGAAACAGGAGAATCTGAAATTTTGTTGATTGATATTGGCAGTCACGACGAAGTTTATTAA
- a CDS encoding HEAT repeat domain-containing protein, which produces MGEFAQTTLIFSKNVAMGKYRKDKITLGNVLKVVEALLTLADEEISIPGDKLKATFKLEWVKEDELRVSGKVEQKLRNKIQTSEKGITKDDLWTLTECIGKTLEISPSLDGTKKDSPEKKKQAVQDVLDCLTDLKLLEDKRPHGKNDKSGYWKFHLKLKHQTADKKDNLKVIKDKWADNIGSVPDLELATPAEKPIDWREICTNLLNEEAQRRQATGYGMGHEVDIYVPLGLVKPKQQPRRSGENPDSTQGMQQYQLQGENEIEKRYAYQDFLDRVIAKADKNLAIIGEPGAGKSTWLQQIVQYLSTREVFLIWIPLANLGDFTLEEYLLNRWLKDAFSLLEPTTAQKQALVDLFNSGKVWLLLDGVDEMKTANPLTQISKSLTGWVNKARVVLTCRLNVWEANPNTLPKFDTYRTLCFEGEQVNDFISQWFEKKEKPELGKQLQEKLATAESARIFDLVKNPLRLSLLCKAWLLNPGILPTTQADLYQQIRDDFYVWKQQEFPTSLDERQELNRRFAKLAFRAIAENRPLHQSFVYSVLEQKWFKLAEDLGWLNFVYRDIRNDEPIYAFFHLTFQEYFAALAVDDWDDFVPRNHVNFPVPGKECSENLSFPRRRESTIPGRKPQYRIFQPQWKQVILFWLGRSDVTDQEKFNKEKEEFIEKLVNFNDGVENFYGYRSFFLAAAGISEFKTCSLGDAIVKQIVQWGFGYYDQEEQEWHTFLDSSETGAREILPQTDRKRTIRELCQIVEDPQLSEYPLMQAAESLGEIDPRNQMAIAALIKVLETTKDEDTRRQVAKSLGEIGQGNETAIAALVKLLETTKNEFTRWLAAKSLGEIGQGNQTAIALLVKVVETTEDEFTRWLAARSLGDIGQGNETAIAALVKVIETTDDEDTRRETAYYLGFIDPGNQTAIAALVKVIETTDNEDTRWLAASCLGKIDPGNETAIAALIKVIATTKNEYTRGQAAYSLGEIGQDNEMAIAALVRILETTEDEDTHRRAASCLGKIDPGNETAIAALVRILETTEDEYTRMLAAEILGEIGQGNETAIAALVKVIETTDNEDTRWQAASSLGKIEQGNETAIAALAKVIETTKDEDTCWQAAYSLGEIDPGNQTAIAALVKIIYTNESVFTRGLAAEGLGKIIITDEHRKTVVTTLQPYLNHETYENNFDLWTNCYKILWKIAQDLPYPDFYHAWHGETSPLVQNLELAQLPRNLQTQLSETNLNQTVQVFYIDGSKFIGDDPAKTIYRQMTQQGGRKIEDKPKNMADLQDYWADLIDENDQPPVLILYQDPSNGTAQGFSETFLDLLTRFDGIICLITDQTHPPLQTFSPQYPQLIHNIVAWLQRRILEM; this is translated from the coding sequence TTGGGCGAATTTGCCCAAACAACTCTGATTTTTAGCAAAAATGTCGCAATGGGCAAATACCGCAAAGATAAAATTACATTAGGCAACGTCTTAAAAGTAGTTGAGGCGTTACTGACCCTTGCTGACGAGGAAATTAGCATTCCGGGGGATAAGCTAAAAGCCACGTTTAAGCTGGAATGGGTTAAAGAAGATGAGTTGCGGGTATCGGGAAAGGTTGAACAAAAACTGAGAAACAAAATTCAAACCAGCGAGAAAGGCATCACTAAAGATGATTTATGGACATTGACAGAATGTATTGGAAAGACATTAGAAATATCTCCATCTTTAGATGGAACGAAAAAAGATTCGCCTGAGAAAAAGAAACAGGCAGTCCAGGATGTTCTCGACTGCTTAACAGACTTGAAATTGTTAGAAGATAAAAGACCGCATGGCAAAAATGATAAAAGCGGCTATTGGAAATTTCACCTCAAACTAAAGCATCAGACTGCGGATAAAAAAGACAATTTAAAGGTAATTAAGGACAAATGGGCTGATAATATCGGTTCTGTTCCTGATTTAGAATTAGCGACACCTGCGGAAAAACCGATCGACTGGCGCGAAATTTGCACAAACCTCCTCAATGAAGAAGCCCAGAGACGCCAAGCAACAGGATATGGCATGGGACATGAGGTGGATATTTATGTGCCCTTGGGGTTAGTCAAACCCAAGCAACAACCTCGACGCAGTGGGGAAAATCCCGACTCGACCCAAGGAATGCAGCAATATCAACTCCAAGGGGAAAACGAAATTGAGAAACGCTACGCCTACCAAGATTTTTTAGATCGGGTAATCGCCAAAGCGGATAAAAATTTAGCGATTATTGGGGAACCGGGGGCGGGGAAAAGCACTTGGTTACAGCAAATTGTCCAATATTTATCTACCAGAGAGGTTTTTCTCATTTGGATACCTCTGGCGAATTTAGGGGATTTTACCCTTGAGGAATATTTGCTGAACAGATGGCTAAAAGATGCTTTTTCCCTACTGGAACCGACAACAGCGCAAAAACAAGCCTTAGTGGATTTATTTAATAGTGGCAAGGTGTGGCTGTTGTTAGATGGGGTAGATGAAATGAAAACCGCCAATCCCCTGACCCAAATCTCGAAATCCCTGACGGGATGGGTAAATAAAGCGCGAGTGGTTTTAACTTGTCGTTTGAATGTGTGGGAGGCAAACCCCAATACTTTGCCGAAGTTTGACACCTATCGCACTCTTTGTTTTGAAGGGGAACAGGTGAATGATTTTATTTCTCAGTGGTTTGAGAAGAAAGAAAAACCGGAGTTAGGCAAACAGTTACAAGAGAAATTAGCAACGGCAGAAAGTGCGCGGATTTTCGATTTGGTGAAAAATCCTTTGCGGTTATCTCTGTTGTGTAAAGCATGGTTATTAAATCCGGGGATATTGCCCACCACCCAAGCAGATTTATATCAGCAAATTCGCGATGATTTTTATGTTTGGAAGCAGCAGGAGTTTCCTACTAGCCTCGATGAGCGACAGGAGTTAAATCGACGGTTTGCGAAATTGGCATTTCGGGCGATCGCGGAAAATCGTCCTTTGCACCAGTCGTTTGTTTATTCAGTCTTGGAACAGAAATGGTTTAAGTTAGCAGAAGATTTGGGCTGGTTGAATTTTGTTTATCGGGATATTCGCAACGATGAACCGATTTATGCTTTTTTCCATCTGACGTTTCAAGAATATTTTGCCGCCTTAGCGGTAGATGATTGGGATGATTTTGTACCTCGGAATCATGTAAATTTTCCAGTCCCAGGGAAAGAATGCAGCGAAAACCTGTCATTCCCGCGCAGGCGGGAATCCACTATCCCGGGGAGAAAACCTCAATACCGAATTTTTCAACCGCAGTGGAAGCAGGTAATTTTATTCTGGTTAGGTCGTAGCGATGTTACAGATCAGGAGAAGTTTAATAAGGAGAAAGAGGAGTTTATAGAAAAGTTAGTGAATTTTAATGATGGAGTAGAAAATTTCTATGGATATCGCTCTTTTTTCCTAGCCGCAGCAGGGATTAGTGAGTTTAAAACCTGTTCTCTCGGTGATGCCATTGTTAAGCAGATAGTTCAGTGGGGTTTTGGCTATTACGACCAGGAAGAACAGGAATGGCACACCTTTCTCGATTCAAGTGAAACAGGTGCCAGAGAAATTCTGCCCCAAACTGACCGTAAACGCACTATTCGAGAACTTTGCCAAATTGTTGAAGATCCCCAATTGTCTGAATATCCCCTTATGCAGGCTGCCGAGAGTTTAGGGGAAATCGACCCACGCAATCAAATGGCGATCGCGGCTTTGATCAAAGTTCTCGAAACCACTAAAGATGAAGATACCCGTAGGCAGGTTGCCAAGAGTTTAGGGGAAATCGGACAAGGCAATGAAACGGCGATCGCTGCTTTGGTCAAACTTCTCGAAACCACTAAAAATGAATTTACCCGTTGGCTGGCTGCCAAGAGTTTAGGGGAAATCGGACAAGGCAATCAAACAGCGATCGCTCTCTTGGTCAAAGTTGTCGAAACCACTGAAGATGAATTTACCCGTTGGCTGGCTGCCAGGAGTTTAGGGGACATCGGACAAGGCAATGAAACGGCGATCGCGGCTTTGGTCAAAGTTATCGAAACCACTGATGATGAAGATACCCGTAGGGAGACTGCCTATTATTTAGGGTTCATCGACCCAGGCAATCAAACGGCGATCGCTGCTTTGGTCAAAGTTATCGAAACCACTGATAATGAAGATACCCGTTGGCTGGCTGCCTCTTGTTTAGGGAAAATCGACCCAGGCAATGAAACAGCGATCGCTGCTTTGATCAAAGTTATCGCAACCACTAAAAATGAATATACCCGTGGGCAGGCTGCCTATAGTTTAGGGGAAATCGGACAAGACAATGAAATGGCGATCGCGGCTTTGGTCAGAATTCTCGAAACTACTGAAGATGAAGATACCCATCGGCGGGCTGCCTCTTGTTTAGGGAAAATCGACCCAGGCAATGAAACAGCGATCGCGGCTTTGGTCAGAATTCTCGAAACTACTGAAGATGAATATACCCGTATGCTGGCTGCCGAGATTTTAGGGGAAATCGGACAAGGCAATGAAACGGCGATCGCTGCTTTGGTCAAAGTTATCGAAACCACTGATAATGAAGATACCCGTTGGCAGGCTGCCTCCAGTTTAGGGAAAATCGAACAAGGCAATGAAACAGCGATCGCTGCTTTAGCTAAAGTTATCGAAACCACTAAAGATGAAGATACCTGTTGGCAGGCTGCCTATAGTTTGGGGGAAATCGACCCAGGCAATCAAACGGCGATCGCGGCTTTGGTCAAAATTATCTACACCAATGAATCTGTATTTACCCGTGGGCTGGCTGCCGAGGGTTTAGGGAAAATCATCATTACTGATGAACATCGAAAAACTGTAGTTACTACCTTACAGCCCTACCTCAACCATGAAACCTACGAAAATAACTTTGACCTCTGGACAAACTGCTATAAAATTCTCTGGAAAATTGCCCAAGATTTACCCTATCCAGACTTTTACCACGCATGGCATGGCGAAACCTCTCCCCTTGTGCAAAATCTTGAACTTGCCCAACTCCCTAGAAATTTGCAAACCCAACTCAGCGAAACCAACCTAAACCAAACTGTGCAAGTCTTTTATATCGACGGCAGTAAATTCATCGGTGACGATCCTGCCAAAACAATTTATCGCCAAATGACCCAACAAGGTGGCCGGAAAATAGAGGATAAACCGAAAAATATGGCAGATTTGCAAGACTATTGGGCTGATTTAATTGACGAAAATGATCAACCCCCTGTCCTAATTTTATATCAAGACCCCAGCAACGGAACCGCCCAAGGTTTTAGCGAAACTTTTCTGGATCTTCTCACTCGGTTTGACGGGATAATTTGCCTAATTACCGACCAAACCCACCCACCTTTGCAAACTTTTTCCCCGCAATACCCGCAACTAATTCATAATATTGTTGCGTGGCTACAACGGAGGATTTTAGAAATGTGA
- the rpsB gene encoding 30S ribosomal protein S2 has translation MPVVSLAEMLESGVHFGHQTRRWNPKMAPYIFTDRNGVHIIDLVQTAQLMEEAYEYMRSASEKGQKVLFVGTKRQAAGIVAAEANRCGSYYVNQRWLGGMLTNWETIKRRAQRLKELEGLDDSGALDRRPKKEASMLRREKAKLQKYLGGIKNMRKIPDIVVIVDQRREYNAVLECQKLDIPIVALLDTNCDPDLADIHIPANDDAIRSIKLIVGKLADAIYEGRHGDAPQGVDYDDYEDDDYEDDYEDDYESSDDDESYDESDDSDDN, from the coding sequence ATGCCAGTTGTCTCATTAGCGGAAATGCTAGAGTCAGGGGTTCACTTTGGGCATCAGACCCGCCGCTGGAACCCCAAAATGGCTCCGTATATCTTTACCGATCGCAATGGAGTGCATATCATTGACTTGGTGCAAACCGCCCAGTTAATGGAAGAAGCTTATGAGTATATGCGGAGTGCATCGGAAAAAGGGCAAAAAGTTCTATTTGTTGGCACCAAGCGCCAAGCGGCTGGCATTGTGGCTGCCGAAGCAAACCGCTGCGGTTCCTACTATGTGAACCAACGCTGGTTGGGCGGAATGCTCACCAACTGGGAAACCATCAAACGCCGTGCCCAGCGCCTCAAAGAATTAGAAGGCTTGGACGACAGCGGGGCTTTAGATCGTCGTCCCAAAAAAGAAGCTTCTATGCTCCGCCGGGAAAAGGCTAAACTGCAAAAATATCTGGGCGGCATCAAGAATATGCGGAAAATTCCCGATATCGTGGTGATCGTCGATCAACGTCGGGAGTACAACGCCGTACTCGAATGCCAAAAATTAGATATTCCCATTGTGGCTCTGCTAGATACCAACTGCGACCCAGACTTAGCAGATATTCATATTCCGGCGAATGATGATGCAATTCGCTCCATTAAATTAATTGTTGGTAAATTAGCTGATGCTATTTACGAAGGTCGTCATGGAGATGCTCCTCAAGGGGTGGATTATGACGATTATGAAGACGACGATTACGAAGACGACTACGAAGACGACTACGAATCATCCGATGACGATGAATCTTATGATGAATCCGATGATTCAGATGACAATTAA
- a CDS encoding glycosyltransferase produces MFFSIIIPTYNRLPILQKCLKALEQQTIPPNSQISDYEIIVIDDGSTDNTLEWLRSHSGQLPHLRCLEQSHLGPAAARNLGIQSAIGDTIIFIDSDLVVTENFLSAHAAALKKAEKKFGHSRIFTYGAVINTCNFENPTSEPYKITDFSAAYFATGNVAIAKKWLEQAGLFDPAFSLYGWEDLELGVRLKKLGLKLIKCPEAVGYHWHPAFALEQIPRLIDREIQRGKMGVLFYQKHPTWEVRLMIQMTWLHRILWATLSLGGTINERSLSGFLQWLIDQGKPQLALEIARIFLNWYNVKAVYQAYAECSAANNC; encoded by the coding sequence GTGTTTTTTTCCATTATTATTCCCACTTACAATCGTCTGCCAATTCTGCAAAAGTGCCTCAAAGCCTTAGAACAGCAAACTATTCCCCCAAATAGCCAAATTTCCGACTATGAAATCATCGTCATCGATGACGGATCTACCGATAATACCCTGGAGTGGCTGCGATCGCACTCTGGGCAATTGCCTCATTTGCGGTGCTTAGAACAATCACATCTTGGCCCTGCCGCCGCCAGAAACTTAGGCATTCAATCAGCCATTGGTGACACAATTATTTTTATTGATAGTGATTTAGTCGTCACCGAAAATTTTCTCTCTGCCCATGCCGCTGCTTTAAAAAAAGCGGAAAAAAAATTCGGTCATTCGCGCATATTTACCTATGGGGCAGTCATCAATACTTGTAACTTTGAAAATCCCACCAGTGAACCTTATAAAATAACCGATTTTTCTGCCGCTTATTTTGCTACCGGCAATGTGGCGATCGCGAAAAAATGGTTAGAACAAGCGGGTTTATTCGATCCGGCATTTTCCCTCTATGGTTGGGAAGACCTAGAATTAGGAGTTCGCCTCAAAAAACTGGGATTAAAACTGATCAAATGTCCCGAAGCTGTCGGCTATCACTGGCATCCGGCCTTTGCCTTAGAGCAAATTCCCCGATTAATTGACCGAGAAATTCAACGGGGAAAAATGGGGGTTTTATTTTACCAAAAACATCCAACCTGGGAAGTTAGGCTAATGATTCAAATGACCTGGTTACACCGAATTCTTTGGGCTACACTCTCTCTAGGAGGAACAATCAACGAACGCAGCTTATCCGGTTTTTTACAATGGTTAATTGACCAAGGAAAACCCCAACTCGCCTTAGAAATTGCCCGCATATTTCTTAATTGGTACAACGTCAAAGCGGTATATCAAGCTTATGCCGAATGTTCCGCCGCCAATAATTGCTAA
- the tsf gene encoding translation elongation factor Ts, whose protein sequence is MAEISAKTVKELREKTGAGMMDCKKALTENNGDINKATEWLRQKGITSADKKAGRVAAEGIVDSYIHTGGRIGVLVEVNCETDFVARRQEFQSLVRNIAMQIAACPQVEYIKVSDIPEAIAQKEKEIEMGRDDLGSKPDNIKEKIVQGRIEKRLKELSLMDQPYIRDQNKTVEELVKESIAQLGENIQVRRFVRFVLGEGIEKEEKNFAEEVAAQTGGKK, encoded by the coding sequence ATGGCGGAAATATCTGCAAAAACAGTCAAAGAACTGCGCGAAAAAACCGGCGCAGGTATGATGGACTGTAAAAAAGCTCTCACAGAAAATAACGGCGATATCAACAAAGCGACCGAATGGCTGCGGCAAAAAGGCATCACTTCCGCAGACAAAAAAGCAGGGCGCGTGGCCGCCGAAGGTATTGTAGACAGTTATATCCACACTGGGGGACGCATTGGTGTCTTAGTGGAAGTTAACTGCGAAACTGATTTTGTCGCCCGTCGGCAAGAGTTTCAATCTCTGGTACGCAATATTGCTATGCAAATTGCCGCCTGCCCGCAGGTGGAATATATCAAAGTTTCTGATATTCCAGAGGCGATCGCCCAGAAAGAAAAAGAGATTGAAATGGGTCGTGATGACCTCGGTTCCAAACCCGATAATATTAAAGAAAAAATTGTTCAAGGTCGCATTGAAAAGCGCCTGAAAGAACTTTCTTTGATGGATCAGCCCTATATTCGGGATCAAAATAAAACCGTAGAAGAACTGGTTAAAGAAAGCATTGCTCAACTCGGTGAAAATATCCAAGTCCGTCGGTTTGTCCGGTTTGTCTTGGGTGAAGGCATTGAGAAAGAAGAGAAAAACTTTGCTGAGGAAGTCGCCGCTCAAACTGGTGGAAAGAAATAA